From a region of the Triticum aestivum cultivar Chinese Spring chromosome 7D, IWGSC CS RefSeq v2.1, whole genome shotgun sequence genome:
- the LOC123164332 gene encoding uncharacterized protein — MMRCARARTLHANAVSNDKMVSRARTPTLHANPVSDDKMMDGKNEMAPVQGVPPMRGSIAASSSVGGVVSENAGSLAAGKMAPRGAHVSMMNNHNFDLNELPTEHEQLRQEQPPKEQD, encoded by the exons ATGATGAGATGCGCTCGCGCCCGCACCCTGCATGCAAATGCTGTCTCCAACGACAAGATGGTGAGCCGCGCTCGCACCCCCACCCTTCATGCAAACCCTGTCTCCGATGACAAGATG ATGGACGGGAAAAATGAGATGGCGCCGGTCCAGGGGGTGCCGCCCATGCGGGGAAGCATCGCGGCTTCAAGCTCGGTTG GTGGGGTTGTGAGTGAAAATGCGGGGAGCTTGGCAGCAGGGAAAATGGCACCTAGAGGGGCTCATGTCTCCATGATGAACAACCACAACTTTGATTTGAATGAGCTACCGACTGAACATGAGCAGCTCCGGCAGGAGCAGCCGCCCAAAGAGCAGGATTAG